A single window of Deltaproteobacteria bacterium DNA harbors:
- a CDS encoding polysaccharide biosynthesis/export family protein, which translates to MRLFLKNKMVLSLWLVIGVMGCAGPQPAVTPQQLAAEPARKDVFAAGDVVEIKFTYTPQFNESQTISPGGTISLPLIGQIKAEGKTREELRQELMKTYSELLEQPEIMVLARTQIKRRIYVGGQVNRPGFVEMPGDMSVLEAIISAGWVDVKTASPNILIIRQKNGESYGAVLNVADALGGKRTKAFYLHPQDIVYVPRSGISKVNQWIDQYINKMVPQFGFTYFYPIGPGGAGRLGIDTTGARPRPY; encoded by the coding sequence ATGCGATTATTTCTAAAGAATAAGATGGTCTTGAGTTTATGGCTGGTGATTGGGGTCATGGGCTGTGCAGGCCCGCAACCGGCGGTGACGCCCCAACAGCTGGCGGCTGAACCGGCCCGCAAGGATGTGTTTGCGGCCGGCGATGTGGTGGAGATCAAGTTCACTTATACTCCCCAGTTTAACGAGAGCCAGACGATCAGTCCGGGGGGTACTATTTCCCTGCCCCTTATTGGCCAGATCAAGGCCGAGGGCAAAACTCGGGAGGAGTTGCGACAGGAGTTGATGAAGACCTATTCTGAGCTCCTGGAACAGCCGGAGATCATGGTGCTGGCCCGGACGCAGATCAAACGGCGGATCTATGTGGGGGGCCAAGTCAACCGGCCTGGTTTTGTGGAGATGCCGGGCGATATGAGCGTGTTGGAGGCCATCATCTCCGCTGGCTGGGTCGATGTCAAGACTGCCTCCCCCAATATCTTGATCATTCGCCAGAAAAATGGCGAGTCCTACGGTGCGGTACTCAATGTAGCCGACGCCCTGGGCGGGAAAAGGACCAAGGCCTTTTATTTACACCCGCAAGATATTGTCTATGTGCCGCGCAGCGGCATCAGCAAAGTCAATCAGTGGATCGACCAATATATCAACAAAATGGTGCCCCAGTTCGGCTTCACTTATTTTTATCCCATCGGTCCGGGCGGTGCAGGCCGTCTGGGAATCGATACCACCGGTGCTCGGCCGCGTCCCTATTGA
- a CDS encoding transposase produces MGCQRVCQMAAGYENSNDADFLRIDPAPRLALGKDHQAGAGQSMLCRLENDILGNEAGLLALDAALTRCKDTLLKKKNKKRLIIDLDSPEDPAHGKPEGVAYNGHFAKDRLCGHQPTAICR; encoded by the coding sequence ATGGGGTGTCAGAGGGTCTGTCAGATGGCCGCTGGTTATGAAAATTCCAACGACGCCGATTTTCTGCGGATTGACCCGGCCCCGAGGCTGGCCCTGGGCAAAGATCATCAGGCCGGGGCCGGTCAGTCCATGCTGTGCAGGCTGGAGAATGACATCCTGGGCAACGAGGCTGGGCTGCTGGCATTGGACGCCGCCCTGACCCGCTGCAAGGATACCCTGTTAAAAAAGAAGAACAAAAAACGACTGATCATTGACCTGGATTCCCCTGAGGACCCGGCCCACGGCAAGCCGGAGGGAGTGGCCTACAATGGGCATTTTGCCAAGGATCGGCTTTGTGGTCACCAGCCCACGGCTATCTGCCGCTAA
- a CDS encoding thiazole biosynthesis protein, producing MTLDEVIITRAIVERFTEKLLDCVDLDVAIVGGGVSGLVAAWRLGQKRRKVAVFERKLTIGGGMWGGGMMFNEIVVQEPAKRILDELGITARPYDQGYYTADAIEAVTTLGSQTMKAGARVFNCIHVEDVMVRENRVTGLVIGWSPVEIAGLHVDPMTVRSKYVVDATGHDVDIVKVFLRKNPPAVLFTETGGIMGERSMWADVGEVQTVEYTKEVYPGLFVSGMAATASWGTNRMGPIFGGMLLSGERAAELIEARLAAER from the coding sequence ATGACCCTGGATGAAGTCATTATAACTCGGGCAATCGTGGAGCGCTTCACAGAGAAGTTGCTGGATTGTGTGGATCTGGATGTTGCCATCGTCGGCGGCGGGGTGTCAGGGCTGGTGGCCGCCTGGCGGTTGGGCCAGAAACGGCGTAAGGTTGCCGTTTTTGAGCGCAAATTGACGATCGGCGGCGGGATGTGGGGCGGTGGCATGATGTTTAACGAAATCGTGGTGCAGGAACCGGCAAAACGCATTTTGGATGAATTAGGCATCACGGCCCGGCCTTATGACCAGGGTTATTATACCGCCGATGCTATTGAAGCGGTGACCACTTTAGGGTCGCAGACCATGAAGGCCGGGGCCCGGGTCTTTAATTGCATTCACGTCGAAGATGTCATGGTCCGGGAAAACCGGGTCACCGGCCTGGTGATCGGCTGGTCGCCGGTGGAAATTGCCGGTCTCCACGTCGATCCCATGACTGTGCGCAGCAAATACGTGGTTGATGCCACCGGCCACGATGTCGATATCGTCAAGGTCTTTCTGCGCAAGAACCCTCCGGCGGTGCTGTTCACTGAGACCGGCGGCATCATGGGTGAACGCTCCATGTGGGCCGACGTTGGGGAAGTCCAAACCGTGGAATACACCAAGGAAGTTTATCCGGGGTTGTTCGTCTCCGGCATGGCCGCTACTGCCAGTTGGGGTACCAATCGCATGGGGCCGATTTTTGGCGGTATGTTGCTTTCCGGAGAGCGGGCCGCTGAACTGATCGAGGCCCGGCTGGCCGCGGAGCGGTAA
- a CDS encoding DUF4340 domain-containing protein, with the protein MSIKKLLPYLVVLLVVAGGFFISEHYQSQKEAEEKAAKKVFAVPADKITAISLKRDGREIKLTKNKKWQIIQPLPTPADDFAVNSLRDTLAGLEKQREIEVEPEKLVDYGLDHPDLIVDFAADPKTYQLRIGHKVPGGRGYYAQPDATGKVLLISAIDKEALDKNLTALRDKTVFTISPEKANALEVRTAKVDLTLKKTSPETWVWEDHPQTRIRTDRVESLLRQLRNLRAQEFVSEKPENLEIYGLAPVPAARITVSQDKQKETLLLGAKKGKLCYAHKTGRLPIFQVDRELLEGLPTSASQLEDRRLWRGKEAEVEKMNWGPPDQQVKATKEKDDWRLTFPDGRVEKKPAMRLGRVLWRLKELEYERLVPSTNPSPKDPKFSLQLIGSQDKPLLKLETFDAKEPDLLRVRSIQGEQTLDALVSKKSLAAWRQELGNLLTTASPGPTSK; encoded by the coding sequence ATGAGTATCAAGAAGCTCTTGCCCTACCTGGTCGTGCTGTTGGTGGTGGCCGGGGGCTTTTTCATTTCGGAACATTATCAGTCCCAGAAAGAGGCAGAAGAAAAGGCAGCCAAAAAGGTCTTTGCGGTCCCGGCGGATAAAATTACCGCCATTTCCCTGAAACGGGACGGCCGGGAAATCAAGTTAACCAAAAATAAGAAGTGGCAAATCATTCAACCTTTGCCTACCCCGGCGGATGATTTTGCCGTCAATTCGCTGCGGGATACCCTGGCCGGTTTAGAAAAACAGCGGGAGATAGAGGTCGAGCCGGAAAAATTAGTTGACTACGGCCTAGACCATCCGGACCTGATAGTGGATTTCGCTGCCGACCCCAAGACCTATCAGCTGCGCATCGGCCATAAAGTTCCGGGTGGCCGGGGCTATTATGCCCAGCCTGACGCGACCGGCAAAGTGTTGTTAATCAGTGCCATTGACAAAGAAGCGTTGGACAAGAACCTTACTGCCCTTCGGGATAAAACTGTTTTTACCATTTCCCCGGAAAAGGCCAATGCCTTGGAGGTAAGAACTGCCAAGGTCGATCTAACCCTGAAAAAAACCAGTCCGGAAACCTGGGTTTGGGAAGATCATCCCCAAACCCGTATCCGGACGGACAGGGTTGAATCTTTACTGCGTCAGCTCAGGAACTTGCGGGCCCAAGAATTTGTCTCGGAGAAACCCGAGAATCTGGAGATCTATGGCCTGGCCCCGGTGCCGGCGGCGCGCATCACCGTTTCGCAGGATAAACAAAAGGAAACCCTGCTTTTAGGGGCTAAGAAAGGCAAGCTGTGCTACGCCCATAAAACAGGGAGATTACCGATATTTCAGGTTGATCGGGAGCTTCTGGAAGGCCTGCCGACTTCAGCCAGCCAGTTGGAGGATCGCCGACTGTGGAGAGGCAAAGAGGCTGAAGTGGAGAAAATGAACTGGGGACCGCCGGATCAGCAAGTTAAGGCCACCAAAGAAAAAGACGATTGGCGTCTGACCTTTCCGGATGGGCGGGTTGAGAAAAAACCGGCAATGCGCCTGGGAAGAGTTTTATGGAGACTCAAGGAACTGGAATATGAGCGACTTGTACCCTCAACCAACCCCAGCCCTAAAGATCCGAAGTTTTCTTTGCAGCTCATCGGGTCGCAAGACAAACCACTCCTCAAACTGGAGACCTTTGACGCTAAGGAACCGGACCTGCTCCGAGTGCGTTCTATCCAGGGGGAACAAACCCTCGACGCCCTGGTATCAAAAAAGTCCTTGGCTGCCTGGCGGCAAGAACTGGGCAATCTGTTGACCACTGCAAGCCCAGGTCCAACCTCGAAGTGA
- a CDS encoding GldG family protein codes for MGLADWKTKRTLIYGTGSATAIVVVLIILAFLALLGERYHWRWDVTLDKSQSLTATTKNLLGEVKEPLQMTVFYPEGQSERQEAKALLENYHYRNRLISYDFVDPERHPLVAQQAGFRYPGNVLLEYQGRKQMANNSTEEEITNAIRKLLNPEQKKIYFLTGHGERGIDDAGRNGFQTAAKALQNEGFEVLALNLVSQPQVPGDAAVVVVAGPEKPLFPHEIVALKTYLDQGGRLFILLEPFNDGGLKDFLAAYGVDLDDRMILDVNQVSQALGASVTMPMVINYGDHKITQKFTNVVTLFPLARPLTLNPSTPERIHLFTLATTMESSWAKKGQEWIKAGKVGFDAGQDQKGPFPLAVLAEIQPPGSQTGAEPPAEPTDAKEDKNVDKPQEKGQDKDKTYYLAVFGNTGFADNNYFNLSGNGDLFLNTVNFLAEQESQITVGRQEKKSQPLMLTGYQSWVLLLMSLVLIPLAMIMAGVNAYLRRRRRR; via the coding sequence ATGGGTCTGGCAGATTGGAAAACCAAACGAACCTTGATCTATGGCACCGGATCGGCTACGGCTATTGTGGTGGTGCTGATAATTCTGGCATTTCTGGCCTTGTTGGGAGAACGCTATCATTGGCGGTGGGATGTAACCTTAGATAAGAGTCAATCGCTCACCGCAACCACCAAAAACTTGCTGGGTGAGGTCAAAGAGCCGCTGCAGATGACGGTTTTTTATCCAGAGGGTCAGTCTGAGCGTCAGGAGGCTAAAGCTCTGCTGGAAAATTACCATTATCGGAACCGCCTGATTTCCTATGACTTTGTTGATCCGGAGCGCCACCCCCTGGTAGCCCAACAGGCCGGTTTCCGCTATCCCGGCAATGTCCTGCTGGAATACCAGGGCCGCAAGCAGATGGCGAATAATAGCACCGAGGAGGAGATTACCAACGCCATCCGCAAATTGCTCAACCCGGAGCAGAAGAAGATATATTTTCTTACCGGGCACGGCGAACGGGGCATTGACGATGCCGGGCGGAATGGCTTCCAGACCGCGGCTAAGGCCCTGCAGAATGAGGGGTTTGAGGTGCTCGCGCTTAATCTGGTTTCCCAACCCCAGGTGCCCGGCGACGCGGCGGTAGTGGTGGTGGCTGGTCCGGAGAAACCGCTATTCCCCCACGAAATCGTGGCCTTGAAAACCTACCTGGACCAGGGCGGCCGGCTGTTTATCCTCCTGGAACCTTTTAATGACGGCGGCCTGAAGGATTTCCTGGCCGCCTACGGGGTCGATCTCGATGACCGGATGATCCTGGACGTCAACCAAGTCAGTCAGGCCCTGGGAGCCAGTGTCACCATGCCCATGGTGATTAATTATGGAGATCACAAGATAACCCAGAAATTCACCAATGTGGTGACCCTATTCCCTTTAGCCCGGCCTCTTACCCTCAACCCCAGTACACCGGAAAGAATTCATCTGTTTACCCTGGCGACCACCATGGAGAGCAGTTGGGCCAAAAAAGGCCAGGAGTGGATCAAAGCCGGTAAGGTCGGTTTTGATGCTGGGCAGGATCAAAAAGGGCCTTTTCCCCTGGCGGTACTGGCGGAAATTCAGCCGCCGGGAAGCCAGACCGGTGCAGAGCCGCCCGCTGAACCAACGGACGCCAAAGAAGACAAAAATGTCGACAAACCCCAAGAAAAAGGGCAGGATAAAGATAAGACATATTATCTGGCGGTTTTCGGCAATACCGGTTTTGCTGATAACAATTATTTTAACCTCTCTGGTAACGGTGATTTGTTTTTAAATACCGTAAATTTTCTGGCTGAGCAAGAGAGCCAGATCACGGTGGGGCGGCAGGAGAAGAAATCCCAGCCCCTGATGCTCACCGGGTACCAGAGTTGGGTGTTGCTCTTGATGTCGTTGGTGCTGATTCCGCTGGCCATGATTATGGCAGGGGTTAATGCCTATCTGAGACGGAGGCGGCGGCGATGA
- a CDS encoding ABC transporter permease subunit, translating to MNGCLAVLRKELAVYFSTPIFYLTGTFFLILGGYFFFSNVAYYNLLSFQAAQNPYLASQLNPGQMVFRPLLGTLAVVFLFLVPLITMRLFAEEKRSGTAELLFTYPLTDWGVILGKFLAALLVYAVLLGLTLIYGLVFAWVTPLDWGQILTGYLGLFLLGGTFLALGLFSSTLTENQIIAAVVTFGLLLLFWVIGWYEELGPSGWQAFFRYISLMSHFETFSRGVIDSRDLLFYLLFIYFFLFLTKRQLESRRWRG from the coding sequence GTGAACGGATGTCTGGCGGTTTTGCGCAAAGAGTTGGCCGTCTATTTCAGTACGCCGATTTTTTACCTCACCGGGACCTTTTTTCTCATCCTGGGGGGGTATTTCTTTTTTTCCAACGTGGCCTATTACAATCTGCTCAGTTTTCAGGCCGCCCAGAATCCTTATTTGGCCTCGCAGTTGAATCCCGGCCAGATGGTATTTCGCCCCTTATTGGGTACCCTGGCGGTAGTATTCCTGTTCTTGGTGCCGCTGATCACCATGCGCCTGTTCGCTGAGGAAAAACGTTCCGGCACCGCGGAGTTATTGTTTACCTATCCCCTGACCGATTGGGGAGTGATCCTGGGCAAATTCCTGGCGGCCTTATTGGTTTATGCCGTGCTGCTGGGGCTGACCCTGATCTACGGCCTGGTGTTTGCCTGGGTGACGCCCCTGGATTGGGGGCAGATCTTAACCGGCTACCTGGGCTTATTCTTACTGGGCGGGACCTTTTTAGCCCTGGGCCTGTTCAGCTCCACCCTCACCGAAAATCAGATTATTGCCGCGGTGGTCACCTTTGGCCTGTTATTACTTTTTTGGGTCATCGGGTGGTATGAAGAATTGGGCCCCTCAGGGTGGCAGGCCTTTTTCAGATACATCTCGCTGATGAGCCACTTTGAAACCTTTTCCCGGGGGGTAATCGATAGCCGGGACCTGCTGTTTTATCTGCTTTTTATCTATTTCTTCCTGTTTCTGACCAAACGCCAGTTAGAATCCCGGCGCTGGAGAGGATGA